A region from the Solibacillus sp. FSL H8-0523 genome encodes:
- a CDS encoding DNA sulfur modification protein DndB: MTQYVTLFTVQEIAEKVQQQTMVLRKTEARHTRKIRQYVMEQFMTGDVYIPPIVASENDGNLYIIDGSTRLQGILDILPLVNRLMLSDDLEEQTKAIQLSASIGDVPLAFQVFKNFTKKQQEQLYLDANTKGKKVALSKRIAFDSRNTINTVTNELLQQHEALRFAGIEQEKVSINRPANKNFLSLSQLRAIVALFVVGKETESGLHTQHVDNELIEKRLPLINAWLDELFILEGPEKIGDYQISILASFLVVRALAYYALRGEEFVTTNNKETFIRNRMKALNHISWESCQPLWQQFNGNYRAGGQLYFLQNSKKTLNSIIDWLCLQGGDVVLENSY; this comes from the coding sequence ATGACACAATATGTAACGCTTTTTACGGTACAAGAAATTGCAGAAAAGGTGCAGCAGCAAACCATGGTTTTACGAAAAACCGAGGCGCGCCATACACGAAAAATCCGGCAATATGTGATGGAACAATTTATGACAGGGGATGTCTACATTCCGCCGATTGTTGCTTCTGAAAACGACGGAAATCTCTACATTATCGATGGCAGCACACGGTTGCAGGGCATTCTTGACATTTTACCGCTTGTGAATCGTTTAATGCTAAGTGACGATTTAGAGGAGCAAACAAAGGCCATTCAGCTAAGCGCGAGTATTGGCGATGTGCCACTAGCTTTTCAAGTGTTTAAAAATTTCACGAAAAAGCAGCAGGAGCAATTGTATTTAGACGCCAATACTAAAGGCAAAAAAGTAGCGCTCTCGAAGCGAATCGCCTTTGATTCACGTAATACGATTAATACGGTAACCAATGAATTGTTGCAGCAGCATGAAGCTCTACGCTTTGCAGGGATTGAGCAGGAGAAGGTAAGCATCAATCGACCAGCGAATAAGAACTTTTTATCGCTAAGTCAACTGAGGGCAATCGTGGCACTGTTTGTTGTTGGAAAGGAAACAGAGTCGGGCTTACACACGCAGCATGTAGATAATGAGTTAATCGAAAAACGATTACCCCTGATCAATGCCTGGTTGGATGAGCTCTTTATCTTGGAGGGACCTGAAAAGATTGGGGATTACCAGATTTCGATCTTGGCGAGCTTTTTAGTTGTGCGGGCATTGGCCTATTATGCGCTACGCGGCGAGGAGTTTGTGACAACGAATAATAAGGAAACGTTTATCCGCAATCGCATGAAAGCGCTTAATCATATTAGTTGGGAGTCCTGTCAGCCGCTTTGGCAGCAGTTCAATGGGAATTACCGGGCTGGGGGACAGCTCTATTTTTTACAAAACAGCAAAAAAACATTGAACAGTATTATTGATTGGCTATGTCTTCAAGGGGGTGATGTGGTATTGGAAAACTCTTATTAA
- a CDS encoding competence protein ComK encodes MIKNARHTLTYDSQVIFETVVDGQQGIAIIEKGHYYFTEGRLRQLITHNETYYATNLAVAKRLAHDILGSAHAAPYFFSDLVWVPLEVHNRSVMIYVALHQIGRIRSITKDTTMLELHHGIKVLLNMSVHSVYKRLLVSCVLKTLLDVRKKFLYEAVSHGKPGFEIIKEQGNVFYTKKRDEKADD; translated from the coding sequence ATGATAAAAAACGCACGACACACACTTACGTATGACTCACAAGTAATCTTCGAAACGGTAGTAGATGGCCAGCAAGGGATCGCAATCATTGAAAAGGGGCACTATTACTTTACAGAAGGTAGACTAAGGCAGCTAATCACGCATAACGAAACGTACTATGCGACGAACTTAGCGGTAGCAAAACGTTTAGCACATGATATTTTAGGCTCGGCACATGCGGCGCCTTACTTCTTTTCAGATTTGGTGTGGGTACCGTTAGAGGTGCATAATCGCTCAGTGATGATTTATGTGGCACTGCATCAAATCGGACGTATTCGAAGCATTACCAAGGATACAACGATGCTGGAACTACACCACGGTATTAAAGTCTTGCTGAATATGAGTGTGCATTCGGTCTATAAACGATTATTAGTGAGCTGCGTTTTGAAAACACTATTAGACGTACGCAAAAAATTTTTATATGAGGCCGTCAGTCATGGGAAACCAGGCTTTGAAATTATTAAAGAGCAGGGCAATGTTTTTTATACGAAGAAGCGTGACGAGAAAGCAGACGACTAA